The Ralstonia pseudosolanacearum genome includes the window GCACCTTCGTGCGCGAGGCGATCGCACCGCACGCGGCCGCGTGGGACCGCGACGCCACCTTCCCGAAAGACGTGCACCGCCAGCTCGGCGAGCTGGGCGCGTACGGCGTGGCGGTGCCGGAAGCCTACGGCGGCGCCGGGCTGGACTACCTGTCGCTGGCGCTGATCCTGGAGGAGATCGCCGCCGGCGACGGCGGCACCTCCACCGTCATCAGCGTCAACAACTGCCCGGTGTGCAGCATGCTGATGGCCTATGCCGACGAGGCCCAGAAGCAGCGCTGGCTGGCGCCGCTGGCGCGCGGCGAGATGCTGGGCGCGTTCTGCCTGACCGAGCCGCACGTGGGCTCGGACGCGGCCGCGCTGCGCACCACCGCCACGCGCGACGGCGAGCACTGGGTGCTCAACGGCGTGAAGCAGTTCATCACCAGCGGCAAGCACGCCGACGTGGCCATCGTGATGGCGGTGACCGACAAGGCCGCGGGCAAGCGCGGCATCAGCGCCTTCCTGGTGGCGACCGCCACGCCCGGCTACATCGTCGCGCGGCTGGAGGACAAGCTCGGCCAGCACTCGTCCGACACCGCGCAGATCGTGCTGGAGGACTGCCGCATCCCCGCCGACTGCCTGCTCGGTTCGGCGGGCGAGGGCTACCGGATGGCGCTGTCGGGGCTGGAGGGCGGTCGCATCGGCATCGCCGCGCAGAGCGTGGGGATGGCGCGCGCGGCCTTCGAGGCGGCGCTGGCCTATGCCAAGGAGCGCGAGAGCTTCGGCCAGCCGCTGTTCGCGCACCAGGCGGTGCAGTTCCGCCTGGCCGAGATGGCCACGCGCATCGACGTGGC containing:
- a CDS encoding acyl-CoA dehydrogenase family protein, which encodes MLLTPEQEMIRDAIRTFVREAIAPHAAAWDRDATFPKDVHRQLGELGAYGVAVPEAYGGAGLDYLSLALILEEIAAGDGGTSTVISVNNCPVCSMLMAYADEAQKQRWLAPLARGEMLGAFCLTEPHVGSDAAALRTTATRDGEHWVLNGVKQFITSGKHADVAIVMAVTDKAAGKRGISAFLVATATPGYIVARLEDKLGQHSSDTAQIVLEDCRIPADCLLGSAGEGYRMALSGLEGGRIGIAAQSVGMARAAFEAALAYAKERESFGQPLFAHQAVQFRLAEMATRIDVARQMVWHAASLKDAGRACLKEAAMAKLNASEMAERVCSDAIQVFGGYGYVSDFPVERIYRDVRVCQIYEGTSDIQKILIARALA